From the Choloepus didactylus isolate mChoDid1 chromosome 20, mChoDid1.pri, whole genome shotgun sequence genome, one window contains:
- the LRATD1 gene encoding protein LRATD1, with product MGNQLDRITHLNYSELPTGDPSGIEKDELRVGVAYFFSDEEEDLDERGQPDKFGVKAPPGRAPCPESPSRHPHHLLHQLVLNETQFSAFRGQECIFSKVSGGPQGADLSVYAVTALPALCEPGDLLELLWLQPSPEPPAPAPHWAVYVGGGQIIHLHQGEIRQDSLYQAGAANVGRVVNSWYRYRPLLAELVVQNACGHLGLKSEEICWTNSESFAAWCRFGKREFKAGGEVPAGTQPPQQQYCLKVQLGEGKVHTARFHSLEDLIREKRRIDASGRLRVLQELADLVDAKE from the coding sequence ATGGGCAACCAACTGGACCGCATCACCCACCTCAACTACAGCGAGTTGCCCACAGGGGACCCGTCGGGGATCGAGAAGGACGAGCTGCGAGTCGGGGTCGCCTACTTCTTCTCGGATGAGGAGGAGGACCTGGACGAACGCGGGCAGCCCGACAAGTTCGGTGTGAAGGCCCCGCCGGGCCGCGCCCCCTGCCCGGAGAGCCCCAGCCGCCACCCCCACCACCTGCTGCACCAGCTGGTGCTCAACGAGACTCAGTTCTCTGCCTTTCGGGGCCAGGAATGCATCTTTTCCAAAGTGAGCGGCGGCCCGCAGGGCGCCGACCTGAGCGTCTACGCGGTCACCGCGCTGCCCGCGCTCTGCGAGCCGGGCGATCTGCTGGAGCTGCTGTGGCTGCAGCCCTCGCCGGAGCCGCCCGCGCCCGCCCCGCACTGGGCCGTCTACGTGGGCGGCGGGCAGATCATCCACCTGCACCAGGGCGAGATCCGCCAGGACAGCCTGTACCAGGCGGGCGCAGCCAACGTGGGCCGGGTGGTGAATAGCTGGTACCGCTACCGCCCGCTGCTGGCCGAGCTGGTGGTGCAGAACGCCTGCGGCCACCTGGGCCTCAAGAGCGAGGAGATCTGCTGGACGAACTCGGAGAGCTTCGCCGCCTGGTGCCGCTTCGGCAAGCGCGAGTTCAAGGCCGGGGGCGAGGTGCCGGCCGGCACGCAGCCCCCGCAGCAGCAGTACTGTCTCAAGGTGCAGCTGGGCGAGGGCAAGGTGCACACCGCCCGGTTCCACAGCCTGGAAGACCTCATCCGCGAGAAGCGCCGCATCGACGCCAGCGGCCGCCTGCGCGTGCTGCAGGAGCTCGCCGACCTGGTGGACGCCAAGGAGTAG